One window of Camelina sativa cultivar DH55 chromosome 4, Cs, whole genome shotgun sequence genomic DNA carries:
- the LOC104780890 gene encoding uncharacterized protein LOC104780890 isoform X1, which produces MNGYRLKDPTPLGREFLVEKFNKEFNLNTNYRFFKEKIDQLKRKYKKYKQLLQGSTGITVDPVTSVISASDSWWKDREVCKIVKSFKRKPPEFWDVMQRCFILHDVQSQSLYFVHQKREELMNEGIDNYESQVPETKENEEVYRVNINDETRPSNEFTQDHLQHNSSHAPPIHTPASRVQQQGGLRRGSSSQRGAGSSRISIGSGSRGSRRKQSFEATLTDTMNGFREFQRQSLQQLRPNFFDQDDYEEFDNAVKIFESLELPSDTDFYWACIHAFKEERFWRKYFIDRAERTTEDKLRFLQALTGYTRDSEFVGKRLVSGQNGGSPNLSNFTFGSPSGSNNSWGQNSGGQ; this is translated from the exons ATGAATGGTTACCGCCTCAAAGATCCTACACCCCTTGGAAGAGAGTTCTTGGTTGAAAAATTCAACAAGGAGTTCAATCTAAATACAAACTATCggttttttaaagaaaaaattgatcaactaaaaagaaaatataagaagtACAAGCAACTTCTGCAAGGTTCTACGGGAATTACGGTTGATCCTGTTACATCCGTTATATCTGCATCTGATTCATGGTGGAAAGATCGTGAA GTATGTAAgattgtaaaatcatttaaacgAAAACCGCCTGAATTTTGGGATGTGATGCAACGTTGTTTCATCTTACATGATGTACAATCACAGTCTCTGTACTTTGTGCACCAAAAAAGAGAGGAGTTAATGAATGAGGGTATAGATAATTACGAAAGTCAAGTTCctgagacaaaagaaaatgaagaggtgTATCGCGTTAATATCAACGATGAAACACGTCCCTCTAATGAATTCACCCAGGATCATTTACAACATAATTCTTCACATGCTCCTCCAATTCATACTCCTGCTTCAAGAGTTCAACAACAAGGTGGACTAAGACGGGGAAGTAGTTCACAAAGAGGGGCAGGAAGCTCACGAATCTCTATTGGAAGTGGTTCACGAGGAAGTCGTAGAAAGCAGTCATTTGAGGCAACCCTAACAGATACAATGAATGGTTTCAGAGAGTTTCAGCGCCAAAGTTTACAACAATTACGTCCAAATTTTTTCGACCAAGATGATTACGAAGAATTTGATAATGCTGTCAAGATATTTGAATCGTTGGAGCTTCCGAGTGACACAGATTTTTATTGGGCTTGCATTCATgcatttaaagaagaaagattttggCGTAAGTACTTTATTGATCGAGCTGAAAGAACCACAGAAGATAAGTTGCGCTTTTTACAAGCTTTAACAGGATATACACGGGACAGCGAATTTGTGGGAAAGCGGTTAGTCTCCGGGCAAAATGGTGGAAGTCCTAATCTAAGCAAC
- the LOC104780891 gene encoding U1 small nuclear ribonucleoprotein 70 kDa-like, with amino-acid sequence MGDSGDPFMRNPNAAVQARPKTQNRASVLQLKLMGQSHPTGLTNNLLRLFEPRPPLEYKPPPEKRKCPPYTGMAQFVSKFANPGDPEYAPPKPEVELPSQKRERIHKLRLEKGVEKAAEDLKKYDPNNDPNATGDPYKTLFVSRLNYESSESKIKREFESYGPIKQVHLVADQLTNKPKGYAFIEYMHTRDMKAAYKQADGQKIDGRRVLVDVERGRTVPNWRPRRLGGGLGTSRVGGGEEVVGEQQPQGRISQSEEPSKPREEREKSREKGKERERERSRELSHEQPRERSRDRPREDKHHRDRDQGGRESRRDRDRTRDRGDRDRRDRDRGRDRSSRDHDRERSRKRDRDYEGGEYEHEGGGRSRERDTEYDRDKRGEPKETRGYYEDDQGDTDRYSNRYDKMEEDDYRYEREYKRSERSESREYAR; translated from the exons ATGGGAGACTCCGGCGATCCTTTTATGCGTAACCCAAACGCCGCCGTTCAGGCGCGCCCTAAAACTCAGAACAGAGCCAGTGTTCTTCAGCTTAAGCTG ATGGGTCAAAGCCACCCTACTGGCTTAACAAACAATCTATTGAGACTCTTTGAGCCACGGCCGCCGTTGGAGTATAAGCCACCACCGGAGAAGAGAAAATGCCCGCCTTATACTG GTATGGCTCAGTTTGTGAGTAAATTTGCTAATCCTGGGGATCCAGAGTACGCTCCACCTAAGCCAGAAGTTGAATTACCT TCACAGAAACGGGAGAGGATTCATAAATTACGACTGGAGAAAGGTGTTGAAAAGGCTGCTGAGGACTTGAAGAAAT ATGACCCCAATAATGATCCAAATGCTACTGGAGATCCATACAAGACATTGTTCGTTTCAAGACTC AACTACGAATCTTCTGAGAGTAAGATTAAAAGGGAGTTTGAATCTTATGGACCAATTAAACAG GTTCATTTGGTAGCTGATCAGCTGACCAATAAACCCAAAGGATATGCTTTCATTGAGTACATGCACACCCGTGACATGAAAG CTGCATATAAACAAGCTGATGGACAAAAGATTGACGGTAGAAGAGTTTTGGTTGATGTCGAGAGAGGTAGAACCGTCCCAAACTGGCGTCCACGCAGGCTTGGTGGTGGACTTGGGACCTCAAgagttggtggtggtgaagaaGTTGTTGGGGAACAACAACCGCAAGGAAGAATCTCCCAGTCAGAGGAGCCATCAAAACCACGGGAGGAGCG TGAGAAATCTCgggaaaagggaaaagaaaggGAACGAGAAAGGTCTCGTGAGCTGTCTCATGAACAACCTCGAGAGCGGTCTCGTGACAGACCGAGAGAGGATAAGCACCACAGAGACCGGGACCAAGGAGGCAGAGAAAGCAGACGTGATCGTGACCGGACACGTGATAGAGGAGACAGAGACCGCCGTGACCGTGACAGGGGACGGGATCGTTCTTCAAGGGATCATGACCGAGAGCGCAGTAGAAAGAGGGACCGGGATTATGAAGGAGGTGAATATGAGCATGAAGGTGGTGGTCGATCCCGTGAAAGAGATACGGAGTACGACCGAGACAAACGTGGGGAGCCAAAAGAGACCCGTGGCTACTACGAAGACGATCAGGGGGACACAGACCGGTACAGCAATCGCTATGACAAAATGGAGGAAGATGACTACAGATATGAACGTGAGTACAAGCGTTCTGAGAGATCAGAGTCGCGTGAGTATGCTCGCTGA
- the LOC104780892 gene encoding uncharacterized protein LOC104780892, which produces MLLLSPISASLQPSFHRGNLIRRSVKPSGRVIVAKAKDNSDTGGFLETAAIAGGLVSTPVIGWSLYTLKTTGCGLPPGPAGSIGALEGVSYLVVVGIVGWSLYTKTKTGSGLPNGPFGLLGAVEGLSYLSVLAILVVFGLQFLGNGSVPGPLPSDQCFG; this is translated from the coding sequence ATGCTTCTACTATCTCCGATCTCTGCCTCTCTTCAACCGTCGTTTCACCGGGGAAATTTGATCCGGCGATCAGTTAAGCCGTCAGGTAGGGTCATAGTAGCCAAGGCCAAGGACAATAGTGACACTGGTGGATTTCTGGAGACGGCAGCTATAGCCGGTGGTTTAGTGTCGACGCCAGTTATTGGATGGTCCCTCTACACTCTGAAGACCACGGGGTGTGGCTTGCCTCCAGGACCAGCTGGTTCAATCGGAGCGTTGGAAGGTGTGAGCTACTTGGTGGTTGTTGGAATCGTTGGTTGGTCTCTGTACACCAAGACAAAAACCGGGTCGGGTCTGCCAAATGGGCCGTTTGGTTTGTTGGGTGCTGTGGAGGGCTTGTCGTATCTGTCGGTTTTAGCCATTCTTGTGGTGTTCGGTCTTCAGTTCTTGGGTAATGGGTCGGTTCCTGGTCCACTTCCTAGTGACCAGTGTTTTGGTTAG